A section of the Aythya fuligula isolate bAytFul2 chromosome 9, bAytFul2.pri, whole genome shotgun sequence genome encodes:
- the TRPM2 gene encoding transient receptor potential cation channel subfamily M member 2 isoform X2: MASLYFKDFWNKLDVCAIVVFITGLTCRLIPSTLYPGRIILSLAFIIFCLRLMHIFTVSRTLGPKIIIVKRMMKDVFFFLFLLAVWVVSFGVAKQAILIHNEERVEWLFRGVVYHSYLTIFGQIPSYIDGVNFNIDQCSPNGTDPYKPKCPETNEDNKKPIFPEWLTVILLCLYLLFTNILLLNLLIAMFNYTFQQVQAHTDQIWKFQRHDLIEEYHGRPPAPPPFILLNHLQLLVRRVLLCRPATRHKQLKEKLEKNEEAALLSWEMYLKENYLQHQQCQEKQNTEQKIKDIAQRVDVLAELLDLDRVKRTGLVEQRLIALEDQVHQSAKALRWIMQALQGNGFTSEEDMPPLASSRTSDVKELDLEEKPEEKQPPYHVLSRNLIYPGSHTIRFPVPDEKVPWEVDFQLYDPPAYSADHKDTAVQDPFNLSLESLLKINYNAMDGLIDRQSFHGLYAVQDGLPLNPMGRTGLRGRGRLHSFGPNHALHPVVTRWRRNLDGSIIRKSLKKMLEVLVAQYPLSDVWALPGGSLEPGETLPLKLKWIMRREFWPQFQNLLKLGTEIHKGYLDDPRNTDNAWVETVAVSIHFDSQNDVQMKRLNSFLQGCDPELCIRWQVLDRRMPLHANHKLLLYKVSTLLGAYY, encoded by the exons ATGGCTTCCCTTTACTTCAAGGACTTCTGGAATAAGTTGGATGTTTGTGCCATCGTGGTTTTTATCACTGGGCTGACTTGCAG GCTCATTCCATCAACTTTATATCCCGGACGCATCATACTGTCAttggcttttattattttctgcctgCGTCTGATGCATATTTTCACAGTCAGTAGAACGCTGGGGCCCAAGATCATCATTGTGAAGCGCATG ATGAAGGAtgtcttcttcttcctcttcctgctaGCAGTGTGGGTGGTGTCCTTTGGAGTTGCCAAGCAGGCCATCCTGATCCACAATGAGGAGCGTGTGGAGTGGCTTTTCCGTGGTGTAGTCTACCACTCCTACCTGACCATCTTTGGACAGATTCCTTCCTACATCGATG GGGTGAACTTCAACATTGATCAATGCAGCCCCAATGGGACTGACCCCTACAAGCCCAAGTGCCCAGAGACCAATGAGGACAACAAGAAACCCATCTTCCCAGAGTGGCTGACGGTCATCTTACTGTGCCTGTACCTGCTCTTCACCAACATCCTCCTCCTTAACCTCCTCATCGCCATGTTCAA CTACACGTTCCAGCAGGTCCAGGCACACACAGACCAGATCTGGAAGTTCCAGAGGCACGACCTGATTGAGGAATACCACGGCCGCCCGCCCGCACCTCCGCCGTTCATCCTCCTCAaccacctgcagctcctggtccGGCGAGTCCTGCTGTGCAGGCCAGCCACACGCCACAAGCAGCTCA AagagaagctggagaagaatgaagaagctgccctgctctcctgggagATGTACCTGAAGGAGAACtacctgcagcaccagcagtgccaggagaagcagaacacagaacagaaaatcaaaGACATTGCACAGAG AGTTGatgtgctggcagagctgctggactTGGATCGGGTGAAGAGGACAGGTCTGGTGGAGCAGAGATTGATCGCTCTAGAAGACCAG GTTCATCAGAGTGCCAAAGCCTTGAGGTGGATAATGCAGGCCCTGCAGGGCAATGGCTTCACTTCAGAGGAGGACATGCCACCCTTGG CCTCCAGCAGAACCTCAGACGTGAAGGAGCTGGACCTGGAGGAGAAACCTGAAGAGAAGCAGCCCCCATACCACGTGCTTAGTCGAAACCTCATCTACCCAGGGTCTCACACCATCCGCTTCCCCGTGCCGGATGAGAAGGTGCCCTGGGAG GTGGACTTCCAGCTGTATGACCCTCCTGCCTACTCAGCTGACCACAAGGACACAGCTGTGCAGGACCCGTTCAACCT ctccttAGAGTCTCTCCTGAAGATAAACTACAATGCCATGGATGGGCTGATTGACCGGCAGAGCTTCCATGGCCTCTACGCCGTGCAGGATGGACTGCCGCT GAATCCCATGGGCAGGACAGGTCTGCGAGGCCGCGGGAGGCTGCACAGCTTTGGGCCCAACCATGCCCTGCACCCAGTTGTGACCCG ctggaggaggaacTTGGATGGGTCCATTATCAGGAAGAGCCTGAAGAAGATGCTGGAAGTGCTGGTGGCCCAGTACCCCCTGTCAGATGTCTGGGCTCTGCCTGGG GGGTCGCTGGAGCCAGGCGAGACACTGCCACTGAAACTCAAGTGGATCATGCGCCGGGAGTTCTGGCCCCAGTTCCAGAACCTGCTGAAGCTAGGCACCGAG ATACACAAAGGGTACCTCGATGACCCCCGCAACACAGACAATGCCTGGGTTGAGACTGTTGCTGTCAGCATACACTTTGACAGTCAGAACGATGTGCAGATGAAGCGGCTGAATTCG TTCCTCCAGGGCTGCGATCCAGAGCTGTGCATCCGCTGGCAGGTGCTGGACAGGAGGATGCCCCTGCACGCCAACCACAAGCTGCTCCTGTACAAGGTCTCGACCCTCCTTGGTGCCTACTACTGA
- the TSPEAR gene encoding thrombospondin-type laminin G domain and EAR repeat-containing protein, with protein MSASLLLWAVLLHWASGGGLARGGRTWQHCTDLRPLDILSEVVPAGGLARGLRVFQVQGVRGLQLAAAWPRALGFPASRLFVHCDRFPEEFSIIVTLRVLDVPAKRNEYIFTLMAEESPSVLVGLRYAPSKLHFLFWSQERSSGWQTRVTFRNVSLADSRWHTLVLAVSGQSFSLTVDCSSPKDVVVETPFPASLSVKRARFYLGNRRRRKGLFTGLLRQLVLLPGADATPRICPAVNFEAATLSIPAVLQDVPVKSVSNEVLKYPYETDMKVTLGSRPPCTKQEKAQFWFNAPRRGLYLCDGSTWISMLEAKQRLDYVEEHQSLVTNSETMGIEVFTIPKVGLFAATANRYTPPGSAVYKWTDGKFVPYQNIPTYQAQSWKYFTIGKKIFLAVANFEQNDRGQEFSVIYKWSHRKEKFITHQRITTHSARDWEAFVIEGEAFLAVVNHREGNNHNIDSVIYRWNPRTGLFETNQTIPTSGAYDWEFFTIGPYSFLAVANTFNGTSTKIYSHIYIWLRGSFQLFQSILTFGAADWEVFHIGDRVFLAVANSHSYDSGMPVPSNFYAINSSIYELNVTAQMFVKFQDLLTYSALDWEFFSMGDDSFLVVANSFDGFTFSVNSIIYRWQGYEGFVAVHHLPTVGCRDWEAFNTTEGSYLIYSSAKEPLSKVLKLKTT; from the exons ATGTCGGCCTCGCTGCTGCTCTGGGCCGTCCTCCTCCACTGGGCCTCCGGCGGGGGCCTTGCCCGGGGCGGCAGGACGTGGCAGCACTGCACAG ACCTGCGCCCGCTGGACATCCTCTCGGAGGTGGTGCCGGCCGGCGGCCTGGCCCGCGGCCTGCGGGTGTTCCAAGTGCAGGGGGTGCGCGGACTCCAGCTCGCCGCCGCCTGGCCCCGGGCCTTGGGCTTCCCCGCCTCGCGCCTCTTCGTCCACTGCGACCGCTTCCCTGAGGAGTTCTCCATTATCGTCACCCTGAGAGTCCTCGACGTCCCCGCCAAG aggaACGAGTACATCTTCACGCTGATGGCCGAGGAGAGCCCCAGCGTGCTGGTGGGGCTCCGCTACGCGCCCAGCAAGCTCCACTTCCTCTTCTGGAGCCAGGAGCGCTCCAGCGGCTGGCAGACCCGCGTCACCTTCCGCAACGTCTCCCTGGCAGACAGCCGCTGGCACACACTCGTCCTGGCCGTCTCCGGCCAGTCCTTCTCGCTGACGGTGGACTGCAGCAGCCCCAAGGACGT ggtggTGGAGACACCATTTCCAGCTTCTCTGTCTGTGAAGAGAGCCAGATTTTACCTGGGCaacaggaggagaaggaaaggcttGTTCACG GGTCTACTGAGGCAGCttgtcctgctgccaggagctgacGCCACCCCTCGGATATGCCCGGCTGTGAATTTTGAAGCAGCCACGCTCTCCATCCCCGCTGTTCTCCAGGACGTGCCGGTGAAGTCAGTGAGCAACGAGGTGCTGAAGTACCCCTACG AGACTGACATGAAGGTGACCCTCGGGTCCCGTCCACCCTGCACCAAGCAGGAGAAGGCGCAGTTCTGGTTCAACGCCCCCCGGAGAGGGCTGTACCTCTGTGACGGCAGCACCTGGATTTCCATGCTGGAAG CCAAACAGCGGCTGGACTATGTGGAGGAGCACCAGAGCCTGGTGACCAACTCGGAGACAATGGGCATCGAGGTCTTCACCATCCCGAAGGTGGGACTCTTTGCGGCCACTGCCAACCGGTACACCCCCCCGGGGTCAGCTGTCTACAAGTGGACTGACGGGAAGTTTGTGCCCTACCAGAACATCCCCACCTACCAAGCTCAGTCCTGGAAGTATTTCACCATAGGGAAAAAG atctTCCTAGCAGTGGCTAATTTTGAGCAGAACGACAGGGGTCAGGAATTCTCTGTAATATACAAGTGGAGCCACAGGAAGGAGAAATTCATCACCCACCAGAGGATCACCACGCACAGCGCTAGGGACTGGGAGGCATTTGTCATTGAGGGAGAGGCTTTCCTCGCGGTGGTCAACCACAGAGAAG GGAATAACCACAACATAGACAGTGTGATATACAGGTGGAACCCCCGGACCGGGCTCTTTGAAACCAACCAAACCATCCCTACCTCTGGTGCCTACGACTGGGAATTTTTCACCATTGGGCCATATTCCTTCCTGGCCGTGGCCAACACATTTAATGGCACATCCACGAAGATCTACTCACATATCTACATCTGGCTCCGTGGCTCTTTCCAGCTCTTCCAGTCTATTCTG ACCTTTGGTGCTGCCGACTGGGAGGTCTTTCATATCGGGGACAGAGTCTTCCTGGCTGTCGCCAACAGCCACAGCTATGACAGTGGGATGCCAGTGCCCTCTAATTTCTATGCCATCAACTCCTCCATCTATGAGCTGAACGTCACGGCCCAGATGTTTGTCAAGTTCCAGGATCTCCTCACCTACAG CGCCCTGGACTGGGAGTTCTTCTCGATGGGGGACGACTCCTTTCTGGTGGTAGCAAACTCCTTCGATGGCTTCACCTTCTCTGTTAACAGTATTATCTACAG GTGGCAAGGCTATGAAGGCTTCGTAGCAGTTCACCACCTTCCCACCGTTGGCTGTAGAGACTGGGAGGCGTTTAACACCACCGAGGGCTCCTACCTCATCTACTCCAGTGCCAAGGAGCCACTTTCCAAGGTGCTGAAGCTGAAAACCACATGA
- the TRPM2 gene encoding transient receptor potential cation channel subfamily M member 2 isoform X1 yields MAVHGRHSKVLPSELNKVCPEREDSSSVHPMKMSDFEVVPNLQQSSSSISRSRRKAHFPSGNNEKENLISWIPENIRKKECVHFVESSQTSDSGRTVCECGYLREQHLEDAVKTPLFLGKEWDPRRHIQEMPTDAFGDIHFAGLGQKMGKYVRVSSDTPPRVIYHLMTQHWGLDAPNLLISVTGGAKNFIMKPRLKNIFRQGLVKVAQTTGAWIITGGSHAGVMKQVGEAVRDFILNCSYKEAEIVTIGIATWGTVYNRDSLICPMGGFPAEYVLDEENQGSLSCLDSNHSHFILVDDGTHGRYGVEIPLRTRLEKFISEQTKVKGGVAIKIPIVCVVLEGGPGTLDTIYNAITNGTPCVVVEGSGRVADVIAQVANLPVPKITIALIRKKLSVLFHDTYELFTEGKLVEWTKKIQDIVRSQHLLTIFREGKYGQQDVDVAILQALFKASQNQDHFGRENWDHQLKLAVAWNRVDIARSEIFTDNHEWKPTDLHPVMAAALISNKPEFVKLFLEQGVRLKEFVTWDTLIYLYNNMASSCLFHSKLQKVLLEETENTSGSKMPRIQLHHVSQVLRELLGHSTQPLYPKPKHAERPRLSIPVPHIKLNVHGSSLRSLYKRSAGRVTFSMDPVRDLLIWAVVQNRQELAETIWAQSQDCMAAALACSKILKELAKEEEDTDTTDEMLALAEQYENKAIGVFTDCYRKDEERAQKLLIRVSEAWGKTTCLQLALEAKNMNFVAHGGVQAFLTKVWWGKLCIDNGLWRVIACMLFFPLLYTSLITFREKKLQPMNCLTRFRAFFTAPVVIFHMNILSYFTFLLLFAYVLMVDFQPLPSWWEYLIYFWLFSLVCEETRQLLYDPDGLGVLKMASLYFKDFWNKLDVCAIVVFITGLTCRLIPSTLYPGRIILSLAFIIFCLRLMHIFTVSRTLGPKIIIVKRMMKDVFFFLFLLAVWVVSFGVAKQAILIHNEERVEWLFRGVVYHSYLTIFGQIPSYIDGVNFNIDQCSPNGTDPYKPKCPETNEDNKKPIFPEWLTVILLCLYLLFTNILLLNLLIAMFNYTFQQVQAHTDQIWKFQRHDLIEEYHGRPPAPPPFILLNHLQLLVRRVLLCRPATRHKQLKEKLEKNEEAALLSWEMYLKENYLQHQQCQEKQNTEQKIKDIAQRVDVLAELLDLDRVKRTGLVEQRLIALEDQVHQSAKALRWIMQALQGNGFTSEEDMPPLASSRTSDVKELDLEEKPEEKQPPYHVLSRNLIYPGSHTIRFPVPDEKVPWEVDFQLYDPPAYSADHKDTAVQDPFNLSLESLLKINYNAMDGLIDRQSFHGLYAVQDGLPLNPMGRTGLRGRGRLHSFGPNHALHPVVTRWRRNLDGSIIRKSLKKMLEVLVAQYPLSDVWALPGGSLEPGETLPLKLKWIMRREFWPQFQNLLKLGTEIHKGYLDDPRNTDNAWVETVAVSIHFDSQNDVQMKRLNSFLQGCDPELCIRWQVLDRRMPLHANHKLLLYKVSTLLGAYY; encoded by the exons GAGGACTGTGTGTGAGTGTGGCTACCTCAGGGAACAGCACCTGGAAGATGCTGTCAAAACTCCCCTCTTCCTGGGGAAGGAATGGGACCCCAGAAGGCACATCCAGGAAATGCCAACAGATGCCTTTGGGGACATCCACTTTGCAGGCCTGGGACAGAAGATGGGAAAG TACGTGCGTGTCTCCTCTGATACTCCTCCACGGGTCATCTACCACCTCATGACACAGCACTGGGGCCTTGATGCACCCAACCTGCTCATCTCGGTTACTGGTGGAGCCAAAAACTTCATAATGAAGCCAAGGCTAAAGAATATCTTCCGGCAAGGGCTAGTCAAAGTGGCCCAGACCACTG GGGCCTGGATCATCACAGGGGGGTCCCATGCTGGTGTGATGAAACAGGTGGGAGAGGCAGTGCGAGACTTCATCCTCAACTGCAGCTACAAGGAGGCCGAGATTGTCACCATTGGCATAGCCACCTGGGGGACTGTGTACAACCGGGACAGCCTCATCTGCCCCATG GGTGGCTTTCCAGCTGAGTACGTCCTGGATGAGGAGAACCAAGGAAGCCTCTCGTGCCTGGACAGCAACCACTCCCACTTCATCCTAGTGGACGATGGGACCCATGGGAGGTACGGAGTGGAAATCCCCCTGAGGACCCGTCTGGAGAAGTTCATTTCGGAGCAGACCAAGGTGAAAGGAG GCGTTGCCATCAAGATCCCCATTGTTTGTGTGGTGCTGGAAGGAGGCCCTGGGACACTTGAT ACCATCTACAATGCCATCACCAATGGGACACCCTGTGTGGTTGTAGAAGGGTCTGGGCGTGTGGCAGATGTCATTGCGCAGGTGGCCAACCTGCCTGTGCCCAAGATAACCATCGCCTTGATCCGGAAGAAGCTCAGTGTGCTTTTCCACGACACCTATGAGCTCTTCACCGAGGGCAAGCTGGTGGAGTGGACCAAGAAG ATCCAAGACATAGTGCGGAGCCAGCATCTCCTGACCATTTTCAGAGAGGGCAAATACGGCCAGCAAGATGTGGATGTGGCCATCCTCCAAGCCCTGTTCAAAG CATCCCAAAACCAAGATCACTTTGGTCGTGAGAACTGGGACCACCAGCTGAAGTTAGCTGTGGCCTGGAACAGGGTAGACATTGCTCGGAGTGAGATCTTCACAGACAACCATGAGTGGAAG CCTACAGATCTCCACCCTGTGATGGCAGCTGCCCTGATCTCAAACAAGCCAGAGTTTGTGAAGCTGTTCCTGGAACAGGGAGTACGTCTCAAGGAGTTTGTCACCTGGGACACCCTCATTTACCTCTACAACAACATGGCATCGTCCTGCCTGTTCCACAGCAAGCTTCAGAAGGTCCTGCTGGAGGAGACAGAGAACACATCTGGCTCCAAAATGCCAAGAATCCAACTGCACCATGTCTCCCAGGTGCTGCGGGAGCTCCTGGGCCACTCCACACAGCCACTCTACCCCAAGCCCAAGCACGCTGAGCGGCCCCGGCTCTCCATCCCTGTCCCGCACATCAAGCTGAAC GTCCATGGGTCAAGCCTCCGGTCCCTCTACAAGCGCTCTGCTGGCCGAGTCACCTTCAGCATGGACCCAGTCCGTGACCTGCTCATTTGGGCTGTGGTCCAGAACCGCCAGGAACTGGCAGAAACCATCTGGGCCCAG AGCCAGGACTGCATGGCGGCTGCTCTGGCCTGCAGCAAAATCCTAAAGGAGCTCgccaaggaggaggaagacaCTGACACCACTGATGAAATGCTGGCCCTGGCTGAGCAGTACGAGAACAAGGCGATTG GTGTGTTCACAGACTGCTATCGCAAGGATGAAGAGAGAGCCCAGAAGCTCCTCATCCGTGTCTCTGAGGCCTGGGGGAAGACAACCTGTCTGCAGTTGGCACTGGAGGCcaaaaacatgaattttgtGGCCCACGGAGGTGTCCAA GCCTTTCTGACAAAAGTCTGGTGGGGGAAGCTGTGCATTGACAATGGGCTTTGGCGGGTGATTGCGTGCATGCTCTTCTTCCCACTTCTCTACACCAGCCTCATCACCTTCAG GGAGAAgaagctgcagcccatgaaCTGCCTGACACGTTTCCGGGCCTTCTTCACAGCACCTGTGGTCATCTTCCACATGAACATTCTCTCTTACTTtaccttcctcctgctcttcgCCTACGTCCTGATGGTTGACTTCCAGCCGTTACCATCCTGGTGGGAGTACCTCATCTACTTCTGGCTCTTCTCCTTGGTGTGCGAGGAGACGCGCCAG CTGTTGTATGACCCAGATGGGCTTGGGGTTCTGAAAATGGCTTCCCTTTACTTCAAGGACTTCTGGAATAAGTTGGATGTTTGTGCCATCGTGGTTTTTATCACTGGGCTGACTTGCAG GCTCATTCCATCAACTTTATATCCCGGACGCATCATACTGTCAttggcttttattattttctgcctgCGTCTGATGCATATTTTCACAGTCAGTAGAACGCTGGGGCCCAAGATCATCATTGTGAAGCGCATG ATGAAGGAtgtcttcttcttcctcttcctgctaGCAGTGTGGGTGGTGTCCTTTGGAGTTGCCAAGCAGGCCATCCTGATCCACAATGAGGAGCGTGTGGAGTGGCTTTTCCGTGGTGTAGTCTACCACTCCTACCTGACCATCTTTGGACAGATTCCTTCCTACATCGATG GGGTGAACTTCAACATTGATCAATGCAGCCCCAATGGGACTGACCCCTACAAGCCCAAGTGCCCAGAGACCAATGAGGACAACAAGAAACCCATCTTCCCAGAGTGGCTGACGGTCATCTTACTGTGCCTGTACCTGCTCTTCACCAACATCCTCCTCCTTAACCTCCTCATCGCCATGTTCAA CTACACGTTCCAGCAGGTCCAGGCACACACAGACCAGATCTGGAAGTTCCAGAGGCACGACCTGATTGAGGAATACCACGGCCGCCCGCCCGCACCTCCGCCGTTCATCCTCCTCAaccacctgcagctcctggtccGGCGAGTCCTGCTGTGCAGGCCAGCCACACGCCACAAGCAGCTCA AagagaagctggagaagaatgaagaagctgccctgctctcctgggagATGTACCTGAAGGAGAACtacctgcagcaccagcagtgccaggagaagcagaacacagaacagaaaatcaaaGACATTGCACAGAG AGTTGatgtgctggcagagctgctggactTGGATCGGGTGAAGAGGACAGGTCTGGTGGAGCAGAGATTGATCGCTCTAGAAGACCAG GTTCATCAGAGTGCCAAAGCCTTGAGGTGGATAATGCAGGCCCTGCAGGGCAATGGCTTCACTTCAGAGGAGGACATGCCACCCTTGG CCTCCAGCAGAACCTCAGACGTGAAGGAGCTGGACCTGGAGGAGAAACCTGAAGAGAAGCAGCCCCCATACCACGTGCTTAGTCGAAACCTCATCTACCCAGGGTCTCACACCATCCGCTTCCCCGTGCCGGATGAGAAGGTGCCCTGGGAG GTGGACTTCCAGCTGTATGACCCTCCTGCCTACTCAGCTGACCACAAGGACACAGCTGTGCAGGACCCGTTCAACCT ctccttAGAGTCTCTCCTGAAGATAAACTACAATGCCATGGATGGGCTGATTGACCGGCAGAGCTTCCATGGCCTCTACGCCGTGCAGGATGGACTGCCGCT GAATCCCATGGGCAGGACAGGTCTGCGAGGCCGCGGGAGGCTGCACAGCTTTGGGCCCAACCATGCCCTGCACCCAGTTGTGACCCG ctggaggaggaacTTGGATGGGTCCATTATCAGGAAGAGCCTGAAGAAGATGCTGGAAGTGCTGGTGGCCCAGTACCCCCTGTCAGATGTCTGGGCTCTGCCTGGG GGGTCGCTGGAGCCAGGCGAGACACTGCCACTGAAACTCAAGTGGATCATGCGCCGGGAGTTCTGGCCCCAGTTCCAGAACCTGCTGAAGCTAGGCACCGAG ATACACAAAGGGTACCTCGATGACCCCCGCAACACAGACAATGCCTGGGTTGAGACTGTTGCTGTCAGCATACACTTTGACAGTCAGAACGATGTGCAGATGAAGCGGCTGAATTCG TTCCTCCAGGGCTGCGATCCAGAGCTGTGCATCCGCTGGCAGGTGCTGGACAGGAGGATGCCCCTGCACGCCAACCACAAGCTGCTCCTGTACAAGGTCTCGACCCTCCTTGGTGCCTACTACTGA